Proteins encoded in a region of the Bacteroidales bacterium genome:
- the rpmJ gene encoding 50S ribosomal protein L36, translating to MKVKASIKKRTPECKIVRRKGKLFVINKKNPKYKQRQG from the coding sequence ATGAAAGTAAAAGCATCAATAAAGAAGAGAACCCCCGAATGTAAGATTGTACGGAGGAAAGGAAAATTATTCGTTATCAACAAAAAAAATCCTAAGTACAAACAACGTCAGGGATAA
- the rpsD gene encoding 30S ribosomal protein S4 — MARYTGPKTRIARKFKEPIYGPDKYFEKKNYAPGMHGASKRKRKTSEYGIQLQEKQKAKYTYGILEKQFANIFHKASSKKGVTGENLLQLIEARLDNVVYRLGIAPSRCSARQLITHRHITVNGKVTNVPSYTLKVGDLVSVREKSKSLEVITNSLSSHSNQQAWLEWDGNLMTGKVASYPERDQIPENIKEQLIVELYSK; from the coding sequence ATGGCAAGATATACAGGCCCCAAGACAAGAATTGCAAGAAAGTTTAAGGAACCTATTTATGGTCCTGATAAATATTTCGAAAAGAAAAATTATGCTCCCGGCATGCACGGTGCTTCTAAAAGAAAAAGAAAAACATCAGAGTATGGCATTCAGCTCCAGGAAAAACAAAAAGCAAAATATACCTATGGTATTCTTGAAAAACAGTTTGCTAATATTTTCCATAAAGCATCCAGTAAAAAAGGTGTTACCGGTGAAAACTTGCTACAGTTAATAGAAGCAAGATTAGACAATGTTGTATATCGTCTTGGTATTGCTCCTTCACGCTGTTCAGCTCGTCAGTTAATTACACACAGGCATATCACTGTAAACGGTAAAGTTACCAACGTACCTTCATATACATTAAAAGTTGGCGATTTGGTTAGTGTTCGTGAAAAATCAAAATCACTGGAAGTAATTACCAATTCACTTTCTTCACACAGCAACCAGCAGGCATGGCTTGAATGGGATGGAAATTTAATGACCGGTAAAGTAGCCAGCTATCCTGAACGCGACCAGATTCCAGAAAATATTAAGGAACAGTTAATCGTCGAATTATATTCTAAGTAA
- the eno gene encoding phosphopyruvate hydratase, which produces MGQIINIHARQILDSRGNPTIEVDVLTNTGVLGRAAIPSGASTGIHEAHELRDNDKGIYLGKGVLKAVQNVNKTLNEELNGRDVSDQIEIDKLMIDLDGTPTKTNLGANAILGVSLACANAAAQESGQPLFRYLGGVNANLLPIPMMNILNGGSHADNSIDFQEFMIMPVGATSFSDAIRMGAEVFHNLKNVLKKKGYSTNVGDEGGFAPNLKSNEEAITVIIQAIEAAKYKPGKDIYIALDPAASEYFIPEEKVYHMHKSTGDKLKPAEMVNYWKEWVKKYPIVSIEDGMAEDDWDGWKLITKTIGDKIQLVGDDLFVTNVERLQKGIKNGSANSILIKVNQIGTLTETINAVEMARTNGYTSVISHRSGETEDTTIADLAVALKTGMIKTGSACRSERIAKYNQLLRIEEMLGDQAQYFGKNFKFAK; this is translated from the coding sequence ATGGGACAGATAATAAATATCCATGCAAGACAAATCCTCGATTCAAGAGGTAATCCAACGATTGAAGTTGATGTGTTAACCAATACTGGTGTGCTGGGACGTGCAGCAATTCCTTCTGGAGCTTCAACCGGTATTCATGAGGCACACGAATTACGCGATAATGATAAAGGTATTTATCTTGGCAAAGGTGTTCTTAAAGCAGTACAGAATGTAAATAAAACCCTTAACGAAGAATTGAATGGTCGTGATGTTTCCGATCAGATTGAAATTGATAAGTTGATGATAGATCTTGACGGGACACCAACAAAAACCAACCTTGGAGCCAATGCAATACTTGGCGTTTCGTTGGCTTGCGCCAATGCAGCTGCTCAGGAATCAGGACAGCCTTTATTCCGTTACCTTGGTGGTGTGAATGCTAACCTGCTCCCCATTCCAATGATGAACATTTTGAACGGCGGTTCACATGCCGACAATAGCATAGATTTCCAGGAATTCATGATTATGCCTGTAGGTGCAACATCGTTTTCCGATGCCATTCGCATGGGTGCTGAAGTTTTCCATAACCTGAAAAATGTTTTAAAGAAAAAAGGTTACTCAACCAACGTGGGTGATGAAGGCGGATTTGCTCCTAATTTAAAATCGAATGAAGAAGCAATTACCGTGATTATTCAAGCAATTGAAGCGGCAAAATACAAACCCGGAAAAGATATTTATATTGCTCTCGACCCGGCAGCTTCTGAATATTTTATTCCTGAGGAAAAAGTTTACCACATGCATAAATCAACCGGCGATAAATTAAAACCTGCCGAAATGGTGAACTATTGGAAAGAATGGGTTAAAAAATATCCTATCGTTTCTATTGAAGACGGTATGGCTGAAGATGATTGGGATGGATGGAAACTGATAACTAAAACTATTGGAGATAAAATTCAACTGGTAGGTGACGATTTATTTGTTACCAATGTAGAACGTTTGCAGAAAGGAATAAAGAATGGTTCGGCAAATTCTATTTTGATAAAAGTAAATCAAATAGGAACATTAACGGAAACCATTAACGCTGTGGAAATGGCTCGTACCAATGGTTATACCTCTGTAATCAGTCATCGTTCGGGTGAAACCGAAGATACCACCATTGCCGACCTTGCTGTTGCATTAAAAACCGGAATGATCAAAACCGGTTCGGCATGTCGTTCAGAACGTATTGCAAAATACAACCAGTTGCTTCGTATTGAAGAAATGCTGGGAGACCAGGCTCAGTATTTCGGTAAGAATTTTAAATTTGCTAAATAA
- the infA gene encoding translation initiation factor IF-1 has translation MSKQLSIEQDGTVVESLGNAMFRVELENGHVIIAHISGKMRMHYIKILPGDKVKIEMSPYDLTKGRITFRYK, from the coding sequence ATGTCAAAGCAGTTATCGATAGAACAAGATGGAACCGTTGTAGAATCATTAGGCAATGCAATGTTTCGTGTTGAACTTGAAAACGGTCACGTGATAATTGCACACATTTCAGGAAAGATGAGAATGCATTATATTAAGATTTTACCTGGCGATAAAGTGAAAATTGAAATGTCGCCTTATGATCTAACAAAAGGCAGAATCACGTTCCGGTATAAATAG
- the rpsK gene encoding 30S ribosomal protein S11, giving the protein MAKTAKVTRKKVVKVDPVGQAHIFASFNNIIISLTNATGQVISWSSAGKMGFRGSKKNTPYAAQMASQDCAKVAYDLGLRKVKVFVKGPGAGRESAIRTIHTAGLEVTEIVDITPLPHNGCRPPKRRRV; this is encoded by the coding sequence ATGGCAAAAACAGCAAAAGTTACAAGAAAAAAAGTAGTAAAAGTTGATCCGGTTGGTCAGGCACATATTTTTGCTTCGTTCAATAACATCATCATTTCGCTTACTAATGCTACAGGCCAGGTAATTTCATGGTCATCAGCAGGGAAAATGGGATTCAGAGGTTCGAAAAAAAATACACCGTATGCAGCTCAAATGGCTTCCCAGGATTGTGCAAAAGTAGCGTATGATCTGGGTTTACGTAAAGTAAAAGTTTTCGTAAAAGGTCCTGGTGCTGGAAGAGAATCAGCTATCAGAACTATTCATACTGCCGGACTTGAGGTTACCGAAATAGTTGATATTACTCCATTACCTCATAATGGTTGCAGGCCTCCTAAAAGAAGAAGAGTATAA
- a CDS encoding DNA-directed RNA polymerase subunit alpha yields the protein MAILAFQKPDKVIMLESDGFNAKFEFRPLEPGYGITVGNALRRILLSSLEGFAITSMKIEGVEHEFSTIKGVVEDVTEIILNLKQIRFKRQIETVSNEKVTVKIAGQDVFTAGDINKFMSSFQILNPEVVICHMDPSVKLTIELSIEKGRGYVPAEENKVLNAPFGTVFIDSIFTPIKNVKYSIEDYRVEQKTDYEKLVLEVSTDGSINPKDALKEAAKILIHHFMLFSDEKITLDTEEKSSNEEFDETSLHMRQLLKTKLVDMDLSVRALNCLKAADVETLANLVEFNKNDLLKFRNFGKKSLAELEELVKSKNLHFGMNLSKYKLDKE from the coding sequence ATGGCAATTTTAGCTTTTCAAAAACCCGATAAGGTTATTATGCTTGAATCTGATGGATTCAATGCGAAATTTGAATTCCGCCCTCTCGAACCAGGATACGGTATTACCGTTGGGAATGCCCTGCGCCGAATACTGCTCTCTTCACTCGAGGGATTTGCTATCACTTCTATGAAGATTGAAGGTGTTGAACACGAATTTTCAACCATAAAAGGAGTTGTAGAAGATGTTACTGAAATTATCCTTAATTTAAAACAGATACGTTTTAAACGCCAGATAGAAACAGTAAGTAATGAAAAAGTAACAGTAAAAATTGCCGGACAAGATGTATTTACTGCTGGCGATATAAATAAATTCATGTCAAGTTTCCAGATATTAAATCCTGAGGTGGTTATTTGCCATATGGATCCTTCTGTAAAACTAACCATTGAATTATCTATTGAAAAAGGCAGAGGATATGTTCCTGCTGAAGAAAATAAAGTGCTTAATGCTCCTTTCGGAACCGTATTCATCGATTCTATTTTCACCCCGATAAAAAATGTGAAATACAGTATCGAAGACTATCGCGTTGAACAAAAAACCGACTACGAAAAACTTGTTCTCGAAGTTTCTACAGATGGTTCCATTAACCCGAAAGACGCGCTTAAAGAAGCAGCAAAAATATTGATTCATCATTTCATGTTATTTTCAGACGAAAAAATTACTCTTGATACTGAAGAAAAATCATCAAATGAAGAATTCGATGAAACTTCATTACATATGCGTCAGCTTCTAAAAACTAAACTAGTGGATATGGATCTTTCTGTAAGAGCCCTTAACTGCCTTAAAGCTGCCGATGTTGAAACTCTTGCCAATCTTGTAGAGTTCAATAAAAATGATCTTTTAAAATTCAGGAATTTTGGAAAGAAATCGCTTGCAGAACTTGAAGAACTTGTAAAATCAAAGAATCTTCATTTTGGAATGAATCTTTCAAAATATAAATTAGATAAAGAATAA
- the rpsM gene encoding 30S ribosomal protein S13 gives MMARIAGIDLPKNKRGEIGLTYIYGISRSSSKKILNEAGIDLNKKVQDWSDDEQSKIRNIINEKFKVEGALRSEMQMNIKRLMDIGCYRGIRHRSGLPLRGQRTKNNSRTRKGKKKTVANKKKAVNKG, from the coding sequence ATTATGGCACGTATAGCAGGTATAGATTTACCCAAGAATAAAAGAGGCGAAATTGGTCTGACTTATATTTATGGTATCAGCCGCAGCAGTTCTAAAAAAATATTGAATGAAGCAGGGATTGATCTCAATAAAAAAGTTCAGGACTGGTCTGATGATGAACAATCAAAGATTCGTAATATCATTAACGAGAAATTTAAAGTTGAAGGTGCTTTGCGTTCAGAAATGCAGATGAATATTAAACGATTGATGGATATTGGCTGCTATAGGGGAATACGTCATCGTTCAGGTTTACCATTACGCGGGCAACGTACCAAGAATAATTCCCGTACCCGTAAAGGAAAAAAGAAAACAGTAGCTAATAAAAAGAAAGCTGTAAACAAAGGTTAA
- the rplQ gene encoding 50S ribosomal protein L17: MRHGRKINHLGRTSAHRQALLSNMASSLILSKNKRITTTLAKAKALRVYIEPLLTRSKEDSTQSRRVVFSYLQNKEAVTELFREVATKIAQRPGGYTRILKTENRLGDNAQMCIMELVDYNENLIGEKQEKKAKTTRRGRGGAKKVTAETGADAEAVTKAPRKKSTKKAADEKVEKTDAPADDVKTDETSSEN; encoded by the coding sequence ATGAGACACGGAAGAAAAATAAATCACTTAGGAAGAACAAGCGCTCACAGGCAAGCATTGCTGTCAAATATGGCTTCTTCATTGATATTAAGTAAAAACAAAAGGATTACAACTACTTTGGCAAAAGCAAAAGCGCTTCGCGTATATATTGAGCCTTTGTTAACCCGCTCAAAAGAAGATTCTACACAAAGCCGCAGGGTTGTATTCAGTTATCTTCAGAATAAAGAAGCTGTTACCGAACTGTTCCGCGAAGTGGCTACTAAAATAGCTCAGCGCCCCGGTGGTTACACTCGTATACTGAAAACCGAGAACCGTTTAGGCGATAATGCACAAATGTGTATCATGGAACTGGTTGATTATAACGAGAACCTCATTGGTGAAAAACAGGAAAAGAAAGCAAAAACTACTCGTCGTGGTCGTGGTGGCGCTAAGAAAGTTACTGCCGAAACCGGTGCAGATGCTGAAGCAGTAACGAAAGCTCCTAGAAAAAAATCAACAAAAAAAGCAGCAGATGAAAAAGTTGAAAAAACTGATGCTCCTGCTGATGATGTAAAAACTGATGAAACTTCTTCAGAAAACTAA